One stretch of Arachis hypogaea cultivar Tifrunner chromosome 20, arahy.Tifrunner.gnm2.J5K5, whole genome shotgun sequence DNA includes these proteins:
- the LOC112782307 gene encoding transcription factor bHLH51 — MENYDHCSLFLDPSQTLPHVSDCNSLHRQFGGEFHSWPAPVEVVAGDRAASASKSHSQAEKRRRDRINAQLTSLRKLIPKSDKMDKAALLGSVIEQVKDLKRKAIEVSKAVTVPTESDEITIEYDPSARDESLKMKNKVVIKASVCCDDRPELFSELIQVLKGLRLTAVRADIASVGGRIKGTFLLCSKDSEKGVCLGTLKHSLKSVVTKIASSSIATNWPTRSKRQKFFLPSHFI; from the exons ATGGAGAATTATGATCATTGTTCTTTATTTCTAGACCCTTCACAAACACTGCCTCATGTCTCAGATTGTAATTCTCTTCATCGTCAATTTGGTGGTGAGTTTCATTCATGGCCGGCACCGGTCGAAGTGGTGGCCGGAGACAGAGCTGCTAGTGCTTCCAAGAGCCACAGTCAGGCCGAGAAGCGGCGCAGGGACCGGATCAATGCACAGCTTACAAGTCTAAGGAAACTAATTCCAAAATCTGATAAG ATGGACAAGGCAGCTTTACTAGGAAGTGTGATAGAGCAAGTGAAGGATCTAAAGAGAAAAGCAATTGAAGTTAGCAAAGCCGTAACCGTTCCAACTGAATCCGACGAAATAACAATCGAATATGATCCGAGTGCGCGCGACGAGAGCctaaagatgaagaacaaagttgtgATCAAGGCATCTGTTTGCTGCGACGATCGGCCGGAGCTGTTCTCGGAACTAATCCAAGTCCTAAAAGGATTAAGGCTCACGGCAGTTAGAGCTGACATAGCAAGTGTTGGGGGAAGAATCAAAGGCACATTTTTGCTTTGTTCTAAGGATAGTGAAAAGGGTGTTTGCCTTGGTACTCTCAAGCATTCACTTAAATCAGTTGTGACAAAAATTGCTTCATCTTCCATTGCAACAAATTGGCCTACTAGAAGTAAGAGGCAAAAGTTCTTCTTACCTTCTCATTTTATATAG